In Paenibacillus algicola, a genomic segment contains:
- a CDS encoding S-layer homology domain-containing protein yields the protein MWMTLMAGAMCIGAILGNGESAEAAKASFNDVPASHWAKASIEDAVAKGYFKGYADGTFRPQAHITRAEFAVLLSRISSNAVENDSSTFADIVGHWGRSGIEQSIGMGFLTPSDYSGGFKPDEALTRREMAKWMASGLAARNEGFKQALSDTKDTLVPVAEYYKGGLNPSDYPYLSVVLGTGLMTGYLDGTFGPSQPTTRAEVAVILSRYQQVQLKEASDYQDLEEMREVGLTGTNLLSATPHEYPKILGTTEIADFTRFSNKSYPMLYNSGTMTVHRMIVTDAKSSTQHNNLYARMFIDSDFSISVRGDMYNVFLEATVVPNNNTSLSNAAFASATVYNFTTGRGFESGTIKKFGLTVLPRDDNYLTSGFFKEKVPRKFWMHKFLNREWKASSNGGSMGRYGTLTTFSIPRPE from the coding sequence ATGTGGATGACGCTTATGGCAGGTGCAATGTGTATAGGTGCCATACTGGGGAACGGGGAGTCAGCGGAAGCAGCCAAAGCTTCGTTTAACGATGTGCCAGCAAGTCACTGGGCTAAAGCTTCTATTGAGGATGCCGTAGCTAAAGGGTATTTCAAAGGATATGCCGACGGGACGTTTCGGCCGCAAGCCCATATCACGCGGGCGGAATTTGCCGTACTGCTGTCACGGATTTCGAGCAACGCGGTTGAGAATGACTCTAGCACTTTTGCAGATATTGTAGGTCACTGGGGAAGATCTGGCATTGAACAGTCCATCGGGATGGGCTTTCTGACGCCGTCAGATTACTCGGGCGGCTTTAAGCCAGACGAGGCATTAACCCGCCGTGAGATGGCGAAGTGGATGGCGTCAGGGCTTGCAGCCAGAAATGAAGGATTTAAACAGGCGCTGTCGGATACAAAGGATACGCTAGTACCAGTGGCTGAGTACTACAAGGGTGGATTAAACCCGAGCGACTATCCCTATCTATCGGTGGTGCTTGGCACAGGACTGATGACGGGTTATCTGGACGGTACTTTCGGTCCATCTCAGCCAACGACCCGGGCAGAGGTTGCTGTCATTCTGTCCCGATATCAGCAGGTACAACTTAAAGAGGCGTCAGATTATCAGGATCTGGAGGAGATGCGTGAGGTTGGGTTGACGGGGACGAATCTGCTGTCGGCGACGCCGCATGAGTATCCTAAAATATTAGGCACCACTGAAATTGCGGACTTCACTAGATTTTCAAACAAATCCTATCCAATGTTGTACAACAGTGGGACTATGACCGTTCATCGAATGATTGTTACAGATGCAAAATCCTCAACTCAACATAACAATTTGTACGCAAGGATGTTTATAGACTCGGATTTCAGTATTTCGGTAAGGGGTGACATGTACAATGTCTTTCTCGAGGCCACAGTGGTTCCAAACAACAATACATCGTTATCAAATGCCGCTTTTGCGTCAGCAACTGTTTATAACTTCACCACAGGAAGAGGATTTGAAAGTGGAACAATCAAAAAATTTGGTCTGACGGTCCTTCCAAGAGATGATAATTACCTGACATCAGGATTCTTTAAAGAAAAAGTCCCGCGAAAATTTTGGATGCATAAGTTTTTGAATAGAGAATGGAAGGCTAGCAGTAATGGTGGTTCGATGGGGAGATACGGTACCCTTACAACTTTCTCTATTCCAAGACCTGAATGA
- a CDS encoding S-layer homology domain-containing protein: MKNTWKAFMAGALCMWLFLGGAKVVGATKASFNDVPASHWAKASIESAVAKGYFKGYADGTFRPQAHITRAEFAVLLSRISSNVVENDSSTFADIAGHWGRSGIEQSIGMGFLTPSDYSGGFKPDKALTRREMAKWMASGLAARNEGFKQALSDTKDTLVPVAEYYKGGLNPSDYPYLSVALGTGLMTGYLDGTFGPSQPTTRAEVAVILSRYQQVQIKEASDYQDLEEMREVGLTGTNLLSATPHVYSKLHGTTEPLSFENFANTPYSMLYNRGTMTVHRMIVVDAVSKTESKNLYGRMFLAGDFTRPIKDKFYNVFIESTIIPNDNASLTNAAFPSSTLYNFTTGRGFKSSTSDHFGTTVLPAYDDYLRTGFFKKDVPRRFWMHQYLNRDKEVSVNGGTMGRNGTLTHWYIP; the protein is encoded by the coding sequence ATGAAGAACACGTGGAAAGCATTTATGGCAGGCGCGCTATGTATGTGGCTATTCCTAGGGGGCGCTAAGGTGGTGGGAGCGACCAAAGCTTCGTTTAACGATGTGCCAGCAAGTCACTGGGCCAAGGCTTCTATTGAGAGTGCCGTAGCTAAAGGGTATTTCAAAGGATATGCCGACGGGACGTTTCGGCCGCAAGCCCATATCACGCGGGCGGAATTTGCCGTGTTGCTGTCACGGATTTCGAGCAACGTGGTAGAAAATGACTCTAGCACTTTTGCAGATATTGCAGGTCACTGGGGAAGATCTGGCATTGAACAGTCCATCGGGATGGGCTTTCTGACGCCGTCAGATTACTCGGGCGGCTTTAAGCCAGACAAGGCATTAACCCGCCGTGAGATGGCAAAGTGGATGGCTTCAGGGCTTGCAGCCAGAAATGAGGGATTCAAACAGGCACTTTCGGATACGAAGGATACGCTAGTACCGGTGGCTGAGTACTACAAGGGTGGATTAAACCCGAGCGATTATCCCTATCTATCGGTGGCGCTTGGCACAGGATTGATGACGGGTTACCTGGACGGCACCTTCGGTCCATCCCAGCCAACGACCCGGGCAGAGGTTGCTGTCATTCTATCTCGATACCAGCAGGTACAGATTAAAGAGGCGTCAGATTATCAAGACCTGGAGGAGATGCGGGAGGTTGGGTTGACGGGGACGAATTTGTTGTCGGCGACGCCGCATGTGTACTCGAAGTTGCACGGAACCACGGAACCACTCAGTTTTGAGAATTTTGCGAACACGCCCTATTCGATGCTTTACAATCGGGGAACAATGACCGTGCATCGAATGATCGTTGTGGATGCAGTTAGCAAAACAGAATCCAAGAATTTGTACGGAAGGATGTTTTTGGCGGGTGATTTTACCAGACCGATTAAAGACAAATTCTATAATGTATTTATAGAATCTACTATTATTCCAAACGATAATGCTTCTTTGACGAATGCTGCCTTTCCTAGTTCTACTCTATACAATTTCACAACTGGAAGAGGATTTAAAAGTTCAACTTCTGATCACTTCGGAACGACAGTCTTACCTGCCTATGATGATTATTTGAGAACCGGATTCTTCAAAAAAGATGTTCCACGTCGTTTTTGGATGCATCAATACTTAAATAGAGATAAAGAAGTAAGTGTTAATGGAGGAACTATGGGCAGAAATGGAACGTTAACGCATTGGTATATACCTTAA